A window of Candidatus Ozemobacteraceae bacterium genomic DNA:
GCAGAACGGCGAACGCGAAAACGGTGACCCTGTTGAAAACGAATTCGGTCCATTCGAGGTTTGCCAGCCAGGCCCCGGCCGGGCTCTTGCGGAGAATCGCGAGCGTCTCGTTCGACGCCAGCACCTGCGGCAGGCCGGGAAGATGCCGCCGCATGCGCTCGAGCCGGCTTTCCATCTGGTCGATCCGGGAGCGGAGCATCTCGAGCGTGCGCGGTTCGTCGATGCATTTCATCGCCGCGAGGGCGTCGTCAAGCACGAGGTCGTCGTTCAGGAGTTCCAGAAGATGCGGGAAAAAACGCGAGTCACGCAGCTCGGCGGCGGCATGGCAGGCCGAGATGACGATGTGCGGCTGGCCTCGTGTTCCGAGCATCTTGGTAAGAATGTCGTGGGTGCGCCGGGAATCGTAGCTCGCGAGCGCCTTGGCGGCCGTCGCCCGGACGCGGTTGTTCCGGTGCTTGAGAAACTGCGAGATGATCTCGAAGCATCGCGTGGAGCCGATCGCTTCGAGGCCTTCGATCGTATTCGCGATCACGCGGTGGTCGCCGTGGGTGAGATACGGCGTCAGCAGCGGGATCAGACTGTCGGATGGAAAGTGGATGCCGAGGTTTTTCGTCAAAAACGAGATCTGGAACGTATCCGGCGTTGCCTTGAGATGGGCGGTCAGAGCCTCGAGGGCCTTCGGAGAGCCGTTCCGGCAGATCTTCTTCAGGACTTTCAGCGCCAGGAACCTGGAATGGCGGACATCCTGGAGAAACTTGATCAGGAGTTCGAGCGGCAGATTGTCTTCTTCCGCGGTTTCCGCGAACCGCTCGGGCTCGTCGCGGCAGAACTGGAACGCGTACTTGTTATAGACCTTCTTTGCCCAAAACCGCACGCCGAGATCCTGGTGGGCCGCAAGCGACTGGATCGAGTCGAGCAGGGGCGCATCCATGCAGTCCGGCGCCGCGAGAAAGATCTGCTGCAGAAAGGCAACCGCGTCGTCGGGATTCCGACCTTGGAGGGCCGAGACGATCGACTCTTTTGTCAGTTTCTGTTGCATGTGCCCCTGCGCCTGAGAGAACCTACAGATATCGCTGAATGTATATATATTGATATATCGCTTCCGAAGAGAAGCGGCGACCAATGCGTGCGCTGGTCGCCGCTTCCTGGTTGATCAGGCTACTTTTTGGTTGAACCGGTTGCCTTGGCAGCGGAATTGTTGGCGGTGGCTGCGTTGTTGGTTTTATTCTTGTCGTTCAGATCGGTCTTGCCGGAGGCTCCGTGGTCGCCGTTGCCGGAGGACGAGGTCTTCGTCGGGGCGGCCGCAGAGCTGCCCTGGGAGGCGTTCGACGTTTTGGAAGACGCAGCGGCCGGTTTCGCGGCCTGGGTTGCGGCGTTGTTGGCCTTGCTTGCGTTATCGACCTTGTTCTTGTCGTTCAGATCGGCCTTGCCGGAGGCTCCGTGGTCGCCGTTCCCGGAAGCCGGGGTCTTGGTCGAGACGTTCGCGGGCTGGGCCGTCTGTTTCACGGGCGTTGTGACGATCGGTTTCGCAGCGGGGGCGGCGGCCGGTTTCGCGGCCTGTGTCGCGGCGTTGTTGGCCTTGCTTGCATTGTCGACCTTATTCTTGTCGTTCAGGTCGGCCTTGCCGGAAGCACCGTGATCACCGTTTCCCGTGGCCGGGGTCTTCGAGGGAGCTGCGACGGGCTTTGCGGGCTGGGCCGGTGGCTTGGCCGGCGCCGGGGCGACGGGCTTCACGACCGGGGCGACGGCCGGCTTCACGGGCTGAACCGGCTGCTTGACGGTCGTCGTGGCCGTCGTCTTGACCGTGACGGTGGTCGTCTTCGTCACCGTGGTGGTCGTTTTCACGGCCGGGGTGGTCTGTTTCGGGGTGTTGTTGGCCTTGCTGGCGTTGTCGATCTTGTTCTTGTCATTCAGATCGATCTTGCCGGAGGCGCCGTGGTCGCCGTTGCCGATCTGCTTCGTGGCGGTCGCGACGGGTTTCTTCGGCTCGGCGCCGACGTCGGCATCGCTCTCGTCACAGCCGCAGCCGCCGTTGCCCCAGCTGAACTTTTTCCCCTTCATGACCAGGCGATGGACGAACTCGTACCTGGCCTGGTCGCGCGAGTGGAACCAGTCGCCGCAGCACCAGTAGCTCTTCACCGATTCGCCGAAATCCTCGTCGGGGGTCTTGCAGACGAACTTGAACGGGGGCTGAATCTTGATGACCCGCTCATCGAGCCAGAACATCTTGATCCACTGGGCGCGCAGATACGCGAACTCCTTGCTGAGGAACAGGTGTCGCGCCATCTCGCGGATGAAAAGAACGCTCAGCCAGCCCTCCCGCATGGGGGCATAGTTGCAGAAGAAAATCGAGCTCCCCTGGAGATGGCAGATCGAGCTGCATGAGGGCATGCATTTGCTCCAGCAGAGGTTGAGGTTGCCGACGAAGAACATGCGGGGAAGAACATACAGCGTGCGATATATTTCGAAGAGGTGCGAATGCGACCAGCTGAAACCGTGGTTCATCAGATCGAGTCGGGACTGCCAGCCCGTGACTTTGATGTTCCAGGTCTTGTCGATAATCGAGATGAGTTCCTTGTCGGAACAGCCGCCGATGGTGCCGGGATTGCCCTTTCCCGAAGGATCGAACTCGTCGTTGTCGCAGGGCTTCGAAGGATCGACGACCTTCTTGTCCTTCGCCGCCTTGTCGTCGTTGCCCTTGCCGTTGTCGTGGTCGGCGGGACTGTCTTTCTGACGGTCTTTGTCTGCCCGGGAATCGTCGCTGGCGACCTTGTCGTCGTTGCCCTTGCCGTTGTCGTGATCAGCGGGACTGTCCTTCTGGCGGTCCTTGTCGGCCGGAGAATTGTCGTTGGCGACCTTGTCGTCGTTGCCCTTGCCGTTGTCGTGATCGGCCGGGCTGTCCTTCTCACGGTCCTTGTCGATCTTCGAGTTGCCGGGCTCCTCTTCCTCTCCTGCAAGGCTTGCATCGTCAACCGGAGGAGCGTCCTGCGGTTTCACGGCCTTTCCCGCTTCCTCGGCCTGGTTCGCCGATTCAAAAAAGCTTCCTGCGCCGAAAACGAGAGATGAACAGAAAAAGAGCATCATGAACACCATCAACCCTGATCGATATTTCATACGTATCTCCTTTGCCGACAGTTCTGGAAACCGATCCATAAGATACTATAACCTATTATGCACGTAGCGTGCCAATCCGTTGACGTGCGAAAAAAGCATGATTTGGAAAGCATTTGCATGAAGCGAAAGGGTACAGGAAAACCGCCGGGGAAAAATGGGATAAAACATGCGGAATTCCTCCAATCCGTGTGTTGCTCTTTTACCTCACCATTCTCCTCGGTTTCTCTTTTGACCTTCAAATTCCATGGAGAATCCTTTTTCCATGCGAGAGAGGAATCCGAAATTGGCGATTTGCAGGACACATTCCGGCAAACGTCTGCCCGCATGAGAGAAGTTTCATTCACCGGCCGGGTGGAATATACTCCGAAATGAGTATCATTCCTCAGAGGTGCACCCATGACTGACAACCAGACCCCTCATCCCGCTTCCCCGAACCAGCCCTCCGTCGTTCCCCGCCTGCCATCGAACGTGGAAATTTTTGCACTCATGAAGCTCGAACTCCTGCTCTGGATCGGGTGCGTCGCCCAGATTGGCCGGTGTCTCCTGTACTACCCTCTCCGGGCGCAGGGAATGAAAGATATTTTCCTGGGGTTGAAAGTGGAGTTTTCCTCCCGGGTGATCGTGCTCCTGGGCTACAGTGATTTTCTGGCGTCATACAAAATCGTGGGAGTCGGAATCGGAGTGGGACTTCTCTTCCTGCTCGTCTACGGTGCTCAGGTGATCGCCGGCGTGGCAGTCACCAGACGTCAGCAGGGGCCCACGAGTTTCGCCTGGTACCAGTTGACCACGACCGGAGTTCTCGCGGTGGTCCTGTTGCTTGGCGTCGTATGCGGCAACTTCATCGAAAGCGTCTACACCGAACCGCTTCTGAAACTCGTCAACGCAACGGGGCCGGACTGACGGTCAGCGGGAAATCGTTTCGCTTTCGAGCGTTTCCTGACCTTCCATCCGAATTTCCTCTTGGGGAACGGTGGAAAGCGTCTCCAGGTCGAGCGGCCAGAAAATTTCGTTTTTCCTGAGAAAACCGAGTAGAAACCCGTCCTTCAGGTTGAGCTGGGTTTTATGCGCCCTGAGCGCCCGCTCCTTGACCGCCATGCCGTTTTCCGAGGGAATATGGATCGTCGGTGAAGGGAACCCGGCGGGGACGGTGAGGACGGCGTTCGGATGATACCCGAGAGGCCGGGGATACCGATGCCTCGAAACGATGTGGACGAGATATCCCATCAGGGCCGGGCGGAGCCTCGAGGCTTTCAGCCGTTGCGCGACCATCCTCGTCACGGTTTGGTGATCCGTGTTCGTGTCGAAGGGAACGGGGACGAGAACGATATCCGGATGAACCTTCGAGAGAATCGCGTCGATATCGGCCGCCCAGGCGGAATAGGTGAACGGATGCGTCTTCTCTTCGCCGACGGGCCACTCGGCGATGCCGAACCGTTGTTTGGTGGCTTTCGATCGAACGGGGTCGGTGGAGGCTGGGAAATGGAAGAGCTTCCACAACATGTTGGTCGGATATCCGAGAAAGAAGCGCCTTTCTGGCGGAATGCCGAGAATGTCCAGTGACCGGCGGCCTTCGTTCCTTCGCAGCTTTCCAAGTTGAAGGAACGCGGGTGCGCGTATGATCGGCCATCTCGAGAGTCGGTTCTGGCGGACGGCCTTGGGAAAAGCCTCCCCGTCGGTCATGAGAACCGCCCATGCTTCGGCGCCCGACGCGATCCGGTCCGCCAGCCATCCTCCCAGGGATATGACCTCGTCGTCGGGGTGCGGCGCGACGACGAGAATTCGCTCGGCAGACGAAATGTGTGTCACGAGGAACGAACAAATAAATATATATAAAATTATAATATTGCGTTGCCGGGATGTCATGTTGGCTCCGTCATTTCACGAGCCGGTCGCGCATGGAGCGGCGGGCGAGGCGCACCAGGAGAGCCGTCCAGAGCGCCACGGCCGCGAAGGACGTCGCCGTGAGAGCCGTTCCGAGCGTCAGCGAGCGGATGACCGAAATGACGGGGGTCAGCGGCAGGCACCAAGCGAAGGCCTGAAGGGCCGTCGGAAGCTGGTCGAGCGGGAAGAAGACGCCGCAGAACAGAAACATCGGAAAGATCAGCAGGAACTGCGGATACGAGATTTCGTCGATCGTCGCCGCCCGGGCGGCGGCCAGCAGCCCCATCGCGGCGAACAGCAGGCTTCCGACGAACACGACGGGAAGGGCCGCAAGCGCGCCGGTGAGGCGGAAGTCCCCGGCCAGCGCGCCGATGGCGAGAACCGCCCCCGAGGCGAACGTCGCTTTTGATGCGTCCCACAACAGTTCGCCCCACAAGACTTCCGACATGGTGACAGGGGTGACCGCGATCGCCTGAAACACCTTCTGGTAATACATGCGCACGAAGCCCCCGTAGGCGGCCTCGAAAAAGCCCTGGAACAGCATCGTCTGGCCGACGATCCCGGCGAAGACGAACTGCCGGTAGCTCATCGCGATTCCCTCGGACGTCAGGCTGCCGACGAGGCCCCCGACGCCGATGCCGAACGACACCAGATACAGCAGGGGCTCCACGAACGTCGTCACGATGCCGAACCAGAAATTCTTCTCGTACACGGCGAAATACCGCCGCCAGACGGTCGCGATCGCCTGCCAGGAGGTCATGGGCGGAGCCCCTCGACGGCTTCGGCAGGGCGCATCTGCGGATGCTCCGTCCCGTCATCGTTCTCGTCGGCATCGAGCGAGAGACCGGTCAGCTTCAGATAGACGTCCTCCAGGTTGGGCGGGCGCTTCCAGCAGACGCCGGGCCTGATCTCCTCTTCGATCTCGGCGACCGGCACGTGGCGGGCAATCAGCTCGGGCGGGGTCGCGCAGTCGAGAATGCGGCCGCGATGGATGATGCCGATGCGATCGCAGAGCCTCTCGGCCTCTTCCATGTAATGCGTCGAGAGCAGGACGGCGCCGCCGGACCGGCGGAACTCGGCAATGATGGCCCAGAGCACCCGCCGGGCTTCCGGGTCGAGACCGGTCGTGGGCTCGTCGAGAACGAGGACGCGCGGCTCCGCGATCAGGGCCCGGGCCACCTGGAGCCGCCGCCGCATGCCTCCCGAGAGGGCTTCGACCAGGACGTCCGCCTTGGAGGCCAGGTCGAACCGGCCGAGCAGTTCGCGGGCCCTGCGGCCGGCTGTTTCCGCATCGATGCCGAAAAACGAGGCGTGGCGGACCATCTGATCGAAGACGGTGAAATCGGTGTCGAGCGTGTCGTCCTGGTGGCACACGCCCAGCAGCGCGCGCGCCTGCCGGGGCGCCGCGTGAACGTCATGGCCGAGAAGCCTCACGTTGCCTTCCGTCGGCGGGTAAAACCCCGTGATGCACTGCATCGACGTCGATTTGCCCGCCCCGTTCGGGCCGAGCAGGCCGAAACACTCGCCCCCGGCGATCTCGAACGAGATACCGTCGACGGCCCGCAACGGCGGGCCGCCGGGAACGCGATACTCCTTGACGAGTCCGGTGACGACGAGCGGGTTTGGCATAATTTATATGATATTATACTGTGTCAAATGTATGATGGCCGGGGCCCTGCTCCGCCGTCGCGGGAGCCGGGTCAGTTTCCGAGCTTTTTCAGCAGCCAGGCCATGTTCCTGCCGAGCGTGCGCATCGTGTCGAGGCCTTCGTCGTCGCCGTTCACGCCGCCCGGCTCGCGGCCCAGCCCCATGTTCCAGTAGCTCGATCCGACGACGATCATCTCGGAGATCAGGAAGAAGTGATTGATCGTGTCGAACGCGTGAATGGCTCCGCAACGGCGCACGGCGATGACCGCCGCGCCGACCTTGCGGCGCCACATGCTCTCGTTGGCGCGGCCGACGTAGCCGGCCCGGTCGATGAGCGCCTTCATCTCGGCGCTCACGTCGGCGAAGTAGGTCGGGGAGCCGAGAATGATACCGTCGGCCTGCTCCATCTTCCCGATGATCTCGTTGACGGGATCGGTCGTGATCACGCACCGCCGGTCTTTGCGCTGGTAACACGAACCGCAGGCCGTGCAGCCGCGCACGGGGGTGCCGGCGAGCTGCACGAGCTCCGTCTCGACCCCTTCGGCCGAGAGGTGCTTGAACGCCTCCCTGATCAGCAGGGCCGTGTTGCCGTCGTTCCGAGCGCTTCCGTTGATTCCGAGAACCTTCATCCTGCCCTCCCTCTTTCCGCGGCGTTCGTGGGCTCGGTTCGTCAGGAAACAGCCTTCGACGCCGTCTTTCTCGTGCCTGCGAAAGGGCGCTTTCTCGCGCCGCTCTCCACAATGGGAACCCGGGGAGAGTTTACCATGGATGGCGGACGTTTGACCGCCCCGTTATGCAGGCAGGCGCATCAGGTTTCACAACCGCTGAATCACAGCATTCACGGCGGACACAGAGATTTCACGGAGACGAACCGATCATCTGCGACATCTTCTTCGCTTCATCAGCGTCATCAGCGGATCGCCCTGGTAGGAAGGGTCAGAACAGGGGTCTCAACCACTCGATCTTGGAGAGTGTCCGGATCAGCCACATCTTCTTCCCCTGGACATCGTTGGGGCCGAACTCGGCGGAGTCGCCCGTGGCCAGGCGATACTCCTTCGTGCTGGCGAGGTCGGCCATGATGCCGGCCCGCAGTTCCCTGGAAAAGCCGTTCGAGCGGATGGCGGCGATCACCTCGGAGTTGATCTGCTCGCTGACGTAATCGAGGTTGTAGGTGCCGACGACGCCGACGGTGCTGTCGAACACGAAGGTCTTGGCGTGGAGTTGGCCGGTTCCCATCTGGGCGAAGATCCTGCAGGTCGGCATTTCACGGAGCAGGTTCTTCCACTCGGCCAGCATGACGGCCTCCGTGGGGAAGCTGTCCGACGTCTGCGGGCTGTTGGTGTGGAACAGGATGCTGACCCCGCGCTTCGCCGCCCGCTTCAGCGCCGCGTCGGCCCGGGGCGTGAGAACGACGTAGGGATTCTGCAGGATGACTTCCCTTCTGGAAGCGTCGATCAGGCGGACGATATATCTCGTGATATCGTTCTGCGCGCCGACCAGGGAACTCTTGTCGATGATACGGATCGGGCAGGCGTGGGCGTTTGCGAACGTGTCAAAGGAGGAATAGGCCTTCAGCCGGGGGTATGTCTTCAGCTCGTCGTTGAATTTCTTGAGCGATTTCGCGCAGTCTGAAGGAACGGCGGCGGCAGCCAGCAACCTGCCGGAGGTGAGCCAGGCGTTCATCGCCTTCGAAGCCGTTTCGAGAACGTCGTTCTTCTTCGAGAGGTTGATCAGGTCTTTGCGAACGAGCTTCGCCTCGATGTTGGTGAATTCGGCGGCGAAGGCGTCGGCGAGCTTGCCGGCGGCCGCGGGGCTGTCGATGACGATGTCGCAGTCGCGCCAGGCGTTTTTGTCGTCTTCCTTGTCGACGAGATACTCGTTGGCGATGTTGCGGCCGCCGACGATCGCATACCGGCCGTCGACGACGACGATCTTGTCGTGGTTGCTGGCCATGACCCGGCGGATGTCCGTGACCATCGTCACCAGGTTCTGCCGGATGCGGTTGAAGATCTTGATCTCCACGTTCGGGAACGCGGCGAGCTCTTCGAGGTAATCCTTCCCCATGAACCAGTGGGAGATCTTGTTGCTGCCGCGCGAATCGGTCATGAAGCGGATTTTCACGCCCTCTTTCGCCTTCTGGTACAGCAGACCCATCATGGCCATGCCGAACACGTCGGTGTCGATGATGAAATACTGGACGTCGATCGATTCGCGGGCCTCGCTCAGAAGCTTCCAGCGCGCGAACCAGGATTCGGTGTTGAGGTTGAGCAGCCGCACCAGGCCTTCGTCGTCGCGGCTCTCGCCGGAGACGGCGATCTCCTCGAAGACCTGGTCCACGGTGCCGACGAAGGGCGCGGCGATCGCCTCGAAGCGGAGCTGGAAGTCGCTTTCGTCCGACTGCGCCTTCTTGAAGGACCCGAATTTCCCCAGGTATTCGAAAAACCGGGTGATCTTCACGGGGAAGGCGAGCCAGGACGTGCGGACGTATTTCGTATAGGTCTCTTCCATCTTTCTGAACTTGTCGGAGAGATACTGCCTCCACTTCGGCTGTTCAGCCTGAGCCTGGAGGTAGGACAACCGGCGCTTCGCGAGCGCCGCCAGGATCGTGGATTCAGGATCGCCGGCGATCTCGGCATACAGTTCGGCCGCCCGGATCGGGTCGTTCTTGATGGTTTCGTAGGCGCGCGCCAGTTCGTACTTCGCGTATCCGGCCGAGGAGGTGCCGGGATGCTTCTCGATGTAGGCCTGGAGCTCGGCCATATACTCCTCGGCCTTGTCCCGGTTTTTTCCCTCCCGGAGCTCCTCTACGGTCTTTTGCAACTCGGCCGGGCAGGAAGCCGTCGGCGGCTCGGAGTCATGGCCTGCGGCTGCGAAAGCGCCGGACTCCGCTGAGGAATCCAGGTTGGTGGCGATCGGTGCGTCCCCGGTATTCGCCGCGACGGCCGTCGCCGGGGTCCTGGCGGGCGCGACGGCTTTTTCATACGCAGCCTTTGCTGAAATATAATCATCGAGATATTTCCGCAGGTCTTCGACGGAGGCTCCCTTCTCGATCGCTGTCCGATATGCCTGGTACGCCGAACGATAGCGGTCGGTGACCGCCCTGGCGGATTCCGGCGAGGCGGCGAGGGGCCCGGCGAAGATGCCGGTCAGCAGAACCAGGATGGCGACGGTCGTTTTTCGATGCAACATGGAATCTCCTCCTCGGAGGGTGCAGAATCGCGGAGAATTCCTTCCCGATCTTTTGAGTATAGGGAAAAAACCGTGACCCGTCCACACGAGCGGGCGGCAGGACGACGGGACGGTGCGGCTAACGAAGGCGTGGCGAGGGTTTGCGTTGAAAAGAACGGGTGCCGCCGGCTCCTTTGGTTGTCAGGAAAATGGGACCATGGTACACTTCGCCCGCGTCGGGCCTCGGGGTGTACTCCGGGTTGGCTGGACGACACCCCCAGAGGATCTCGCATGAAACGAACAGGCATCATCATCGCCCTCATCGCAGGGGCGATCGCAAGCATATCCTGGGCCGCCGGCCTGCCGCCGGCGATCGGAGTTGCGGCGCGCTGGGCCGGCCTTGTCGGCCTGGGGCTGTGGGCAGCCGGCCGGCGTTCCCTCACGGCCTGGATTCTGCTGAGCATGCTCGTCGGCGCGGAAATCGGGCACGACATGCCGGAAATCGCCGTGCAGGCACGCGTGCTGAGCAAGATCTTCCTCAAGCTGATCAAGACCATCATCGCGCCGCTGCTGTTCAGCACGCTCGTCGTCGGCATCGCCGGCCATGCCGATATCCGGCAGGTCGGCCGCATGGGGGTGAAGGCGCTCGTCTACTTCGAAGTCGTCACGACGATCGCTCTGTTCATCGGCCTCGCCGCGATCAACATCTCGCAGGCCGGAGTCGGCGTGCAGATGCCGCCGGCCGCGCCCGGCGAGGAACTCAAGGCCGCGAAGCCGCAGACGTTCGCCGAGGTCGTGCTGCACGTTTTCCCCGAGAACATCTTCAAGGCCGCCGCGGACGGCGAAGTGCTCCAGATCGTCGTGTTCAGCGTCCTGTTCGGTTTCGCCCTCGCGATGCTGCCCGAGGCGAAGCGGCGGCCGCTGCTCGAGGTCATCGAGGGCCTCGCCGAGACGATGTTCAAGTTCACGGGCATCATCATGTATTACGCCCCGATCGGCGTCGGGGCGGCCATCGCCTATACCGTCGGCCACATGGGCCTGGGCATTCTCGTCAACCTGTTCCAGCTGCTCGCCACCCTGTATGCGGCCTTGCTCGTGTTCGTCGGGGGCGTTCTGCTGCCGATCGCGCTGCTGGCGGGCGTTCCGGTGCGCAAGTTCGCCGAAGCCATCGCCGAGCCGGTCTCGATCGCGTTCGCGACGACCAGCTCGGAAGCGGCGCTTCCCCGGGCGATGGAAGCGCTGGAAAAGTTCGGCGTGCCGCGATCCATCGTCGCGTTCGTGATGCCGACCGGATACAGTTTCAACCTCGACGGCACGTCGCTGTACCTGTCGATGGCGGCGATCTTCGTTGCCCAGGTGGCGGGCATTCAGATGACGCTCGGGCAGCAGTTGATGATGGTGTTCACCCTGATGCTCACCAGCAAGGGCGTCGCCGGCGTGCCGCGCGCCTCGCTCGTTATCCTGCTCGGCACCGCCGCCTCGTTCAACCTGCCGATCGAGCCGATTTTCATCATCCTCGGCATCGACGAGCTGATGGACATGGCCCGCACGTCGGTGAACGTGATCGGGAACTGCCTCGCGACCGTCATCGTCGCGATCTGGGAAGGCGAGTTCGACAAGGCCCGCCACGCCCCGCCGCACCAGGTTGCCCTCGAATAGTCGACCTTCCGGCAGTCGGCTGATATCGGCTTTGTGGTCAGCCGAAAACTGAGAAACGGCAGAGGCCCGGGGCGAGGGAGTGTCGACCGGCCGTTTCTCCGTCCGTTTCGTTGACAAGCGGTTGCGATGGTGGCAGAGTGATAAAGATAGAATGCGTTCGAGAGGATGAAGGGCCATCGGAAGAAGGCTTGTACAGCGGCGTAGGCGATACGCCTGGTTTGGCGGGTGTCTCGCCGTTTTTCTGCTGTCCGTGTGTCTTGGCGAAACGGTCGCCTTCGCCGGGGAACCCCGTGTCGTTCGCGTTGGCGTCTACCAGAACGAACCGAAGATTTTCCTGTCCAAAACAGGCCGGCCATCCGGCATCTTCGTCGATATCATCGAACAGGTCGCGAACGACGAAGGCTGGCGGCTCGAATATATCTTCGGAACGTGGACCGACGGACTGGCGCGTCTGGCGAGCGGAGACATCGACCTCATGCCCGACGTGGCGTTTTCCGCCGAACGGGAGCGCATCTACGCGTTCCATCGGGAGCCGGTCATGTCCTCGTGGGCCCAGGTTTACGCCCGGCCCGGTTCAGGCATCAAATCGATCCTCGATCTGAAAGGCCGGAGCATCGCTGTTCTCGAACGATCGATCCAGCAGGCGGCGTTCGAGAAACTCGCCGCGGAGTTCGGGCTGAAGCCGACGATCATCCAGTTCCCCGACTACGACCGGGTGTTTGCGGCGGTGGCGGCAGGCGAGGCTGATGCGGCCGTTGCGAACAGTTTTTACGGCATGACTCACTTCCGGCGGTATGGGGTCGAGGACACCGCCGTCATCTTCCAGCCCTCGACGCTGTATTTCGCCGCCCCGAAAGGATCCGGCGACGATATGTTGATGGCTCTCGACCGCCGGCTTCGACTGATGAAGGAAGATCCCGGATCAGCCTATTATCGGTCGATGAAACGCTGGCTATCGGAAGAGGCGCCGTTCCGGATTCCCGACTGGGTCAGGGCCGCCGCGGGAATCGGCATCGCGGGCCTTCTGATCAGCCTGA
This region includes:
- a CDS encoding ankyrin repeat domain-containing protein, with translation MQQKLTKESIVSALQGRNPDDAVAFLQQIFLAAPDCMDAPLLDSIQSLAAHQDLGVRFWAKKVYNKYAFQFCRDEPERFAETAEEDNLPLELLIKFLQDVRHSRFLALKVLKKICRNGSPKALEALTAHLKATPDTFQISFLTKNLGIHFPSDSLIPLLTPYLTHGDHRVIANTIEGLEAIGSTRCFEIISQFLKHRNNRVRATAAKALASYDSRRTHDILTKMLGTRGQPHIVISACHAAAELRDSRFFPHLLELLNDDLVLDDALAAMKCIDEPRTLEMLRSRIDQMESRLERMRRHLPGLPQVLASNETLAILRKSPAGAWLANLEWTEFVFNRVTVFAFAVLLLVFAGSAVAGRFQNPQARKAREELAKQQIPLSAAAFNKAISANNRQVIDRFLQAGIKPNLRDANDATPLHVAAYAGNTGLIERLIALGSDVTAADAKGLTPLHLAASREVAERLVKAGASPNARDALGRTPLHAAAETGATDIIELLLTRGADINAQARDGNTPLHLAILKKRQKAALYLLARGASPEIRNQAGLSPRAIGLPTSVERTGAAR
- a CDS encoding PIG-L family deacetylase — its product is MTSRQRNIIILYIFICSFLVTHISSAERILVVAPHPDDEVISLGGWLADRIASGAEAWAVLMTDGEAFPKAVRQNRLSRWPIIRAPAFLQLGKLRRNEGRRSLDILGIPPERRFFLGYPTNMLWKLFHFPASTDPVRSKATKQRFGIAEWPVGEEKTHPFTYSAWAADIDAILSKVHPDIVLVPVPFDTNTDHQTVTRMVAQRLKASRLRPALMGYLVHIVSRHRYPRPLGYHPNAVLTVPAGFPSPTIHIPSENGMAVKERALRAHKTQLNLKDGFLLGFLRKNEIFWPLDLETLSTVPQEEIRMEGQETLESETISR
- a CDS encoding ABC transporter permease codes for the protein MTSWQAIATVWRRYFAVYEKNFWFGIVTTFVEPLLYLVSFGIGVGGLVGSLTSEGIAMSYRQFVFAGIVGQTMLFQGFFEAAYGGFVRMYYQKVFQAIAVTPVTMSEVLWGELLWDASKATFASGAVLAIGALAGDFRLTGALAALPVVFVGSLLFAAMGLLAAARAATIDEISYPQFLLIFPMFLFCGVFFPLDQLPTALQAFAWCLPLTPVISVIRSLTLGTALTATSFAAVALWTALLVRLARRSMRDRLVK
- a CDS encoding ABC transporter ATP-binding protein translates to MPNPLVVTGLVKEYRVPGGPPLRAVDGISFEIAGGECFGLLGPNGAGKSTSMQCITGFYPPTEGNVRLLGHDVHAAPRQARALLGVCHQDDTLDTDFTVFDQMVRHASFFGIDAETAGRRARELLGRFDLASKADVLVEALSGGMRRRLQVARALIAEPRVLVLDEPTTGLDPEARRVLWAIIAEFRRSGGAVLLSTHYMEEAERLCDRIGIIHRGRILDCATPPELIARHVPVAEIEEEIRPGVCWKRPPNLEDVYLKLTGLSLDADENDDGTEHPQMRPAEAVEGLRP
- a CDS encoding flavodoxin family protein, which produces MKVLGINGSARNDGNTALLIREAFKHLSAEGVETELVQLAGTPVRGCTACGSCYQRKDRRCVITTDPVNEIIGKMEQADGIILGSPTYFADVSAEMKALIDRAGYVGRANESMWRRKVGAAVIAVRRCGAIHAFDTINHFFLISEMIVVGSSYWNMGLGREPGGVNGDDEGLDTMRTLGRNMAWLLKKLGN
- a CDS encoding phospholipase D-like domain-containing protein is translated as MLHRKTTVAILVLLTGIFAGPLAASPESARAVTDRYRSAYQAYRTAIEKGASVEDLRKYLDDYISAKAAYEKAVAPARTPATAVAANTGDAPIATNLDSSAESGAFAAAGHDSEPPTASCPAELQKTVEELREGKNRDKAEEYMAELQAYIEKHPGTSSAGYAKYELARAYETIKNDPIRAAELYAEIAGDPESTILAALAKRRLSYLQAQAEQPKWRQYLSDKFRKMEETYTKYVRTSWLAFPVKITRFFEYLGKFGSFKKAQSDESDFQLRFEAIAAPFVGTVDQVFEEIAVSGESRDDEGLVRLLNLNTESWFARWKLLSEARESIDVQYFIIDTDVFGMAMMGLLYQKAKEGVKIRFMTDSRGSNKISHWFMGKDYLEELAAFPNVEIKIFNRIRQNLVTMVTDIRRVMASNHDKIVVVDGRYAIVGGRNIANEYLVDKEDDKNAWRDCDIVIDSPAAAGKLADAFAAEFTNIEAKLVRKDLINLSKKNDVLETASKAMNAWLTSGRLLAAAAVPSDCAKSLKKFNDELKTYPRLKAYSSFDTFANAHACPIRIIDKSSLVGAQNDITRYIVRLIDASRREVILQNPYVVLTPRADAALKRAAKRGVSILFHTNSPQTSDSFPTEAVMLAEWKNLLREMPTCRIFAQMGTGQLHAKTFVFDSTVGVVGTYNLDYVSEQINSEVIAAIRSNGFSRELRAGIMADLASTKEYRLATGDSAEFGPNDVQGKKMWLIRTLSKIEWLRPLF
- a CDS encoding cation:dicarboxylase symporter family transporter, which translates into the protein MKRTGIIIALIAGAIASISWAAGLPPAIGVAARWAGLVGLGLWAAGRRSLTAWILLSMLVGAEIGHDMPEIAVQARVLSKIFLKLIKTIIAPLLFSTLVVGIAGHADIRQVGRMGVKALVYFEVVTTIALFIGLAAINISQAGVGVQMPPAAPGEELKAAKPQTFAEVVLHVFPENIFKAAADGEVLQIVVFSVLFGFALAMLPEAKRRPLLEVIEGLAETMFKFTGIIMYYAPIGVGAAIAYTVGHMGLGILVNLFQLLATLYAALLVFVGGVLLPIALLAGVPVRKFAEAIAEPVSIAFATTSSEAALPRAMEALEKFGVPRSIVAFVMPTGYSFNLDGTSLYLSMAAIFVAQVAGIQMTLGQQLMMVFTLMLTSKGVAGVPRASLVILLGTAASFNLPIEPIFIILGIDELMDMARTSVNVIGNCLATVIVAIWEGEFDKARHAPPHQVALE